The genomic DNA AGGTGATGAATCCACAGGCAGAATCAAACTTTTTGTAGCCACTCGGGGAGCTTCTAGTTTTCGACCAGTCACAGTGGAAAAAGATTCCGATGGACTTTGGCGTGCCAAGGAAATGAGTTCTTTATTTGTAGGAATGATGCCAGCCAAATAGATGTTAGATTTTATTTTATCACTACATCCAGTGGCATTGGCACTTCTTGCCACTGGGTTCACTTGGTTTTGTACTGCCTTTGGTGCGGGTTTTGTTTTTTTCTTTCGAACAGTACCAAGGCCTGTGTTCAATGCAATGCTTGGTTTTGCTTCGGGTATTATGATTGCTGCCAGTTTTTGGTCTCTTCTTTTACCATCGATTGAACTTTCAGAAAGAGCCGGAAATCCCGCTTGGTTTCATGTAAGTCTTGGATTTTTATCTGGCGGTTTGTCTTTATATTTTTTGCATAAATTACTTCCTCATTTGCATGTAGGTTTGGAAGAAAATCGTTTGGAAGGAGGGAGGTCTTCTTTCCAAAGGAGTTTACTTCTAGTTCTTGCAATTACCCTGCATAATATTCCCGAAGGTTTGGCCGTGGGTGTCGCCTTTGGTGCGCTTGGCGATGGATTTACTTATGAAGCATTAATGGCTGCCTCTGTCGTCGCATTTGGAATTGGAATTCAAAATATTCCAGAAGGTGCTGCTGTATCGATTCCTTTGTTAAGAGAGGGTTTTTCGACAAGGAAAAGTTTCTGGTATGGGCAACTCTCTGGATTTGTTGAACCCATCGGTGGGTTATTTGGAGCGGCTCTTGTTTTTTATGTCGAAAGCCTATTACCCTTTGCCCTTTCGTTCGCAGCTGGGGCGATGATTTTCGTGGTAGTAGAAGAACTCATCCCTGAATCGCATACAGGAAAAGAAACAGAGATGTCAACTCTCGGTGCTCTGTTTGGATTTGTTCTTATGATGGCTTTGGACGTGGGACTTGGGTGAGATTTGTATCAGTAGACGGGGGAGATGGGTTGATTGTTGTATGATTTTAAAAGTAAACTTGCAAGTTTTCGCATATTTCTATATAATGATCCAAATATTAACAAACGTATAATGGAAAGTTTAAGATATTTGTTTGCTGATTGACAGTTTGGAGTTTAGTAACTTCAAATATTGATTAAGATAAAACATTGGTTATGGGAAAAATATGAAATTAAAATTTTCTTTTTCTTTAGTATTGGTTTTGATTGTTATCTC from Leptospira congkakensis includes the following:
- a CDS encoding ZIP family metal transporter, which produces MLDFILSLHPVALALLATGFTWFCTAFGAGFVFFFRTVPRPVFNAMLGFASGIMIAASFWSLLLPSIELSERAGNPAWFHVSLGFLSGGLSLYFLHKLLPHLHVGLEENRLEGGRSSFQRSLLLVLAITLHNIPEGLAVGVAFGALGDGFTYEALMAASVVAFGIGIQNIPEGAAVSIPLLREGFSTRKSFWYGQLSGFVEPIGGLFGAALVFYVESLLPFALSFAAGAMIFVVVEELIPESHTGKETEMSTLGALFGFVLMMALDVGLG